A region from the Chthoniobacterales bacterium genome encodes:
- a CDS encoding LacI family DNA-binding transcriptional regulator, with product MPVPSDAPRISLRDIAKKLGVSHATVSMALRDHPRISTALRTKIQEEAVAMGYRPDPLLTALAHYRTGKTAKITHEEVGWMNGWPDPNKLRSYREFDLYWRGASEAAAKFGYHLEEYFCSNPAELERTQKALLTRGVRGLLIPPQQVVPEWNEFPWSYFTLVRLGRSTNTPRALVVTSDQVANTMIAAEKMRSLGYNRVGFVAVESLKRGMLFQAGYLRAQAEWPEESRLRPLCMENLPPEAWQTALSAWLKETRPDAILTDVSEMRAMLEKAGYRVPDDIGLAAESILDGNADAGIDQNPLEIGRVSFLLIMSQLNDHARGVPPIFRQILVEGMWVDGSTLPPRV from the coding sequence ATGCCTGTTCCATCCGATGCCCCACGTATCAGTCTGAGGGATATTGCCAAAAAGCTCGGGGTGAGTCATGCCACCGTGTCCATGGCCTTGCGGGATCATCCGCGCATCTCGACTGCGTTGCGGACTAAGATCCAAGAGGAGGCTGTGGCGATGGGGTATCGGCCGGATCCGCTGCTGACGGCGCTCGCTCATTATCGGACGGGCAAGACGGCGAAGATTACCCATGAAGAGGTGGGTTGGATGAATGGCTGGCCGGACCCAAACAAGTTGCGCAGTTACCGGGAGTTTGATCTTTATTGGCGAGGCGCGTCGGAGGCAGCCGCCAAGTTTGGCTACCATCTGGAGGAATACTTTTGCAGCAACCCAGCGGAGTTGGAGCGGACTCAAAAAGCCTTGTTGACACGCGGGGTGCGCGGACTGCTCATCCCCCCACAACAGGTGGTGCCGGAGTGGAATGAATTTCCGTGGAGTTATTTTACCCTGGTGCGGCTGGGGCGCTCGACGAATACCCCGCGCGCCCTTGTGGTGACGAGCGACCAGGTGGCGAATACGATGATTGCGGCAGAAAAAATGCGCTCGCTCGGCTATAACCGGGTGGGGTTTGTCGCAGTGGAAAGTCTCAAACGAGGGATGCTCTTCCAAGCCGGTTATTTACGCGCCCAGGCAGAATGGCCGGAGGAATCGCGACTGCGCCCGCTCTGCATGGAGAACCTGCCGCCGGAAGCCTGGCAAACCGCCCTGTCCGCGTGGCTCAAGGAAACCCGGCCCGACGCCATATTGACGGATGTGTCCGAGATGCGAGCCATGCTGGAAAAGGCCGGTTACCGTGTGCCGGATGACATCGGCCTGGCTGCGGAAAGCATCCTCGATGGCAATGCGGATGCCGGGATCGATCAAAATCCTCTGGAAATCGGCCGGGTCAGCTTTCTCCTGATAATGTCCCAACTTAACGATCACGCACGGGGTGTGCCGCCGATTTTTCGGCAGATCCTAGTGGAAGGCATGTGGGTGGACGGCTCGACTCTGCCGCCACGGGTATGA
- a CDS encoding glycoside hydrolase family 27 protein, with translation MPFDVGPYHFAKQDAQQWAAWGFDYMKYDWGPVDVANTREMTDALRASGRDVVYSLSNNGAGKIFGIIGELAPLANAWRTTGDISDSWGSMSGIGFSQDKWAPCQKPGHYNDPDMLIVGHVGWGHPHPTKLTPDEQYTHISLWCLLGAPLLIGSDLAQLDEFTLNLLTNDEVLEIDQDELCKQGTAVSSANDLDVYMKPLVDGSVAVGIFNRSNVAETVTAKWSDLRLNGKCLVRDLWQQKDLGTFDQKFEAPVPAHGVVLVRIFPAK, from the coding sequence ATGCCCTTCGATGTCGGCCCATATCATTTCGCCAAACAGGACGCGCAGCAGTGGGCCGCGTGGGGGTTTGATTACATGAAATACGATTGGGGCCCCGTCGATGTGGCGAACACCCGTGAAATGACCGATGCCCTTCGCGCCAGCGGACGCGACGTGGTTTACAGCCTGTCGAATAACGGCGCCGGAAAAATCTTCGGCATCATCGGCGAACTCGCGCCCCTCGCCAACGCCTGGCGCACGACGGGCGACATCAGCGATAGCTGGGGCAGCATGAGCGGTATCGGATTCAGCCAAGACAAGTGGGCACCCTGCCAGAAACCCGGTCACTACAACGACCCCGACATGCTCATCGTCGGCCACGTCGGCTGGGGTCATCCGCATCCGACCAAGCTCACCCCCGACGAGCAATACACCCACATCAGCCTGTGGTGCCTGCTCGGTGCGCCGCTCCTCATCGGCAGCGATCTGGCGCAACTCGACGAGTTTACGCTCAACCTCCTCACCAACGACGAGGTGCTTGAGATTGACCAGGACGAGCTCTGCAAACAAGGCACCGCCGTGTCGAGTGCCAATGACTTGGACGTTTACATGAAACCCCTCGTGGACGGCTCGGTCGCGGTCGGGATTTTCAATCGTTCGAACGTGGCTGAAACCGTCACCGCAAAGTGGTCCGACTTGAGGTTGAATGGCAAATGCCTCGTCCGCGATCTCTGGCAGCAGAAGGACCTCGGGACATTCGACCAGAAATTCGAGGCACCAGTTCCCGCGCACGGCGTCGTCCTGGTGCGGATCTTTCCGGCAAAATGA
- a CDS encoding isocitrate/isopropylmalate family dehydrogenase has protein sequence MLSKHLIGILRGEGVGPSLLDASLLILDRVGALSGCKFEVRFGGEIGCESARRGLGYLPGDVVEFARSIFADGGALLAGAGGGRFVYEMRHEFALFHKLNPIHSYPELAGACRLKSPPEPVDILVVRENLHGLYQGEAEESLTDDGREIRHTFRQAEKQVRNVLEVAASAASGRRKKLTVVCKDAGLPVLHSLWRDCAEEVAAGRNLTLEFLDIDYAVYKLVQEPWKFDVVAAPNCFGDILADLGGVIAGARGLTYGGSFSKTGAAVYQTNHGAAYDLTGTDVANPVGQILSLAMLLRMSFGLQRESNAIEQAVQTAWRDGWRTADLPEAGTRCVGTAEFAARVVERLAAP, from the coding sequence ATGCTTTCGAAACACCTGATCGGAATTTTGCGCGGCGAGGGAGTCGGCCCGTCGCTGCTGGACGCGAGTCTGCTGATCCTGGATCGAGTCGGGGCGTTATCTGGCTGCAAGTTTGAGGTGCGTTTCGGAGGCGAGATCGGCTGCGAATCCGCCCGGCGCGGGCTCGGTTATTTGCCGGGCGATGTGGTGGAATTTGCGCGCTCCATTTTCGCCGACGGTGGGGCGCTCCTGGCCGGTGCGGGCGGGGGGCGTTTCGTCTATGAAATGCGCCATGAATTCGCTCTCTTTCATAAGCTCAATCCGATTCACTCCTACCCCGAATTGGCCGGAGCCTGCCGCCTGAAAAGTCCGCCTGAACCGGTCGATATTCTGGTCGTTCGCGAAAACCTCCACGGGCTCTACCAGGGCGAGGCCGAGGAATCGCTCACGGACGATGGACGCGAGATTCGGCACACGTTTCGCCAGGCGGAAAAGCAGGTGAGAAATGTGCTCGAAGTCGCGGCATCTGCAGCCTCGGGGCGGCGCAAAAAACTCACGGTCGTCTGCAAGGACGCCGGGCTGCCCGTGCTGCATTCGCTCTGGCGCGATTGCGCGGAGGAAGTGGCTGCCGGACGCAATCTGACGCTCGAATTTCTCGACATCGATTACGCCGTTTACAAGCTGGTGCAGGAGCCGTGGAAATTCGACGTGGTGGCCGCGCCGAACTGCTTCGGAGACATTCTGGCGGATCTCGGAGGCGTGATCGCAGGCGCGCGCGGGCTGACTTACGGCGGGAGTTTTTCGAAAACTGGAGCCGCTGTTTATCAGACGAATCACGGCGCGGCCTACGATCTCACCGGCACCGACGTGGCGAATCCAGTGGGGCAAATCCTCTCGCTGGCGATGTTGCTGCGGATGTCTTTTGGATTGCAACGCGAGTCGAACGCGATCGAACAGGCGGTGCAAACAGCTTGGCGCGACGGCTGGCGCACGGCGGATTTGCCGGAGGCGGGCACGCGCTGCGTGGGCACGGCGGAGTTTGCGGCGCGCGTGGTGGAACGACTGGCCGCTCCATGA
- a CDS encoding putative DNA modification/repair radical SAM protein yields MELDRKLAILADAAKYDASCASSGTDKRNSRAGGLGSSTGSGICHSYTPDGRCVSLLKILLTNYCIYDCLYCINRTSSSVQRARFTVEEVVQLTIDFYRRNYIEGLFLSSGIIRNADYTMEQTIAVARKLRVEHGFKGYIHLKTIPEASPELIAEAGKWADRISINIELPTAIDLAQLAPEKSLARTETAMDGIRDSILEAKAERKDHAARDASRVRAGAPAKPAPFAPAGQSTQMIVGATPTPDRDILERASSLYLKQKLKRVYYSAFSPIPDSSSKLPLIAPPLIREHRLYQADWLLRFYGYEVGELTTTAAPDLSLTEDPKLSWALRNRAAFPIDINRAARERLLRIPGLGVKNVDRILQIRRWHRVTLADLTRLRVPLKKALPFLIAADHLPKLIGETLAPAELPATQLELFAGSPFGSII; encoded by the coding sequence ATGGAACTCGACCGCAAACTTGCCATTCTCGCCGACGCGGCGAAATACGACGCCTCCTGCGCCAGCTCCGGCACCGACAAACGCAACTCTCGCGCCGGCGGCCTCGGCTCCAGCACCGGCTCGGGGATTTGCCACAGTTACACGCCCGACGGACGCTGCGTTTCGCTGCTGAAAATCCTCCTCACCAACTACTGCATCTACGATTGCCTGTATTGCATCAACCGCACCTCCAGCAGCGTGCAGCGGGCGCGGTTCACCGTTGAGGAAGTCGTCCAGCTCACCATCGACTTCTATCGGCGCAACTACATCGAGGGCCTCTTCCTCAGCTCGGGCATCATCCGCAACGCCGACTACACCATGGAGCAAACCATTGCCGTCGCCCGCAAACTCCGCGTTGAGCACGGCTTCAAAGGTTACATCCACCTCAAAACCATCCCCGAAGCCTCACCCGAACTCATCGCCGAAGCCGGTAAATGGGCCGACCGCATCAGCATAAATATCGAACTCCCCACCGCCATCGACCTCGCGCAACTGGCCCCGGAAAAAAGCCTCGCCCGCACCGAGACTGCCATGGACGGCATCCGCGACAGCATTCTCGAAGCCAAAGCCGAGCGCAAAGACCACGCCGCGCGCGACGCCTCCCGCGTCCGCGCCGGTGCTCCCGCCAAACCCGCACCCTTCGCCCCTGCTGGCCAGAGCACCCAGATGATCGTCGGTGCCACGCCCACACCCGACAGGGATATCCTCGAACGCGCCAGCAGCCTTTACCTGAAGCAAAAACTCAAGCGCGTCTATTACTCCGCCTTCAGCCCCATCCCCGATTCCTCCTCGAAGCTCCCGCTCATCGCGCCACCGCTCATTCGCGAACACCGTCTCTACCAGGCCGACTGGCTCCTGCGCTTCTACGGCTACGAAGTTGGCGAACTCACCACCACCGCCGCGCCCGATCTCTCGCTCACCGAAGACCCCAAACTCAGTTGGGCCCTGCGCAATCGGGCCGCCTTTCCCATCGACATCAACCGCGCCGCGCGCGAACGCCTCCTCCGCATCCCCGGTCTCGGCGTGAAAAACGTGGACCGCATCCTGCAAATTCGCCGCTGGCACCGAGTCACCCTGGCCGACCTCACCCGCCTCCGCGTCCCGCTGAAAAAAGCACTCCCCTTCCTCATCGCCGCCGACCACCTCCCCAAACTCATCGGCGAAACCCTTGCCCCCGCAGAGTTGCCTGCAACTCAACTGGAACTTTTTGCCGGCTCCCCGTTTGGCTCGATCATCTAG
- a CDS encoding rhomboid family intramembrane serine protease yields the protein MFLVIPYEVRTLTQRSPWANLAVIGLCILVFLGFYTNYLPENLVPWLIFSSENWLGLITSSLMHASWGHLIGNMIFLWVFGNALCGVMNWALYLALFFLLGGAADLIHLLIDGHPVLGASGAISGLLGVFMALYPLNRVHSFYFIVFKFGLWDVPGWLLLTCWFILQFLSLWSGPEDIAYWAHIGGFVSGLGLGLLLSKLELVDVGEYDNPSLLDILLRRSS from the coding sequence ATGTTTCTGGTGATTCCCTATGAGGTCCGCACCCTCACGCAACGCAGCCCATGGGCCAATTTGGCGGTGATCGGCCTTTGCATCCTCGTTTTTCTGGGCTTCTACACAAACTATCTACCCGAGAACCTTGTGCCCTGGCTTATTTTCTCTTCCGAAAATTGGCTGGGACTGATCACTAGTTCCCTAATGCACGCAAGTTGGGGCCACCTCATCGGGAACATGATCTTCCTCTGGGTTTTTGGTAACGCCCTTTGTGGTGTGATGAATTGGGCGCTCTATCTGGCTCTCTTTTTTCTACTGGGCGGAGCGGCTGATTTAATTCATCTGCTGATCGATGGGCATCCTGTGCTGGGAGCCAGTGGTGCGATCAGCGGATTACTCGGTGTCTTCATGGCGCTTTATCCGCTCAACCGGGTGCATTCCTTCTACTTCATTGTCTTCAAGTTTGGCTTGTGGGACGTGCCGGGCTGGCTCTTGCTAACTTGCTGGTTCATTCTCCAATTTCTCTCTCTTTGGAGCGGACCCGAGGATATCGCTTACTGGGCGCACATCGGGGGATTTGTCTCCGGGCTTGGGTTAGGCTTGCTCCTCTCCAAACTGGAACTGGTGGACGTGGGGGAATACGATAATCCCTCGCTGCTCGACATCCTGTTGCGAAGATCGAGTTAG
- a CDS encoding autotransporter-associated beta strand repeat-containing protein, giving the protein MKKSSYTKLAIAVTAALSFGPSAQAAPATWNASPTIGNWEAAGAEDNWSTGPGTFPGALSSITDSDTATFLTSSGTTIAINATASNATSLGIGSITFGVVASASAFTIGTTGGNSLLLGNGGQIGISSGRTVTGATETVNAPLVLEPASATTAGAYTFSNASGLAGDILKIGGTVTGGTTTQGITLTLTGSSTTANEISGIISNGGAALGVAVTKASSGTWSLSGTNSYTGVTTIAGGVLLANSANALNTTALGGNVTFTGGTLRYGSTFAGGANADISSRIKNSTSAISIDTNGFNATFASALDSSNTGGLTKSGTGTLTLSVANSYTGNTTISNNGTLAAGNDAAFGTGTVVFLGGSPNASTVASSANVTLANNFTASGAFATFNASGGTMTINGNFTGTQQVNLTPTNKITFAGTNSLVSGFGGQGLNIGAGAGGVDFTGSTTVSGASTAAGAGYLLISGTAVSVKTGGTLTINGTTNASKAS; this is encoded by the coding sequence ATGAAAAAATCTTCCTATACCAAGCTCGCTATCGCCGTTACCGCCGCTCTGTCCTTCGGACCCTCCGCCCAGGCGGCTCCTGCGACTTGGAATGCCTCGCCGACCATTGGTAACTGGGAAGCCGCTGGGGCCGAAGATAACTGGAGCACAGGTCCCGGGACTTTTCCGGGGGCGCTCAGCTCGATTACAGACTCGGACACCGCCACTTTTCTAACCAGCAGCGGCACGACCATCGCAATCAACGCCACGGCGAGCAACGCTACCAGCTTGGGGATTGGCAGCATCACCTTCGGTGTCGTTGCGTCCGCTTCTGCTTTCACGATTGGAACTACAGGCGGCAACTCGCTTTTGCTTGGGAACGGTGGGCAGATTGGCATCAGCAGCGGCAGAACGGTGACTGGTGCTACGGAAACCGTGAATGCGCCGCTGGTGCTGGAGCCGGCTTCGGCCACGACGGCGGGCGCTTATACTTTCAGCAATGCCTCCGGTTTGGCGGGTGATATCCTGAAGATCGGCGGCACGGTCACCGGCGGAACTACCACCCAGGGCATTACTCTCACCTTGACGGGGTCCAGCACGACCGCGAACGAAATCAGCGGCATCATCAGCAACGGCGGCGCGGCCTTGGGTGTCGCCGTCACCAAGGCGAGCAGCGGCACATGGAGCCTCTCCGGCACAAACTCCTACACCGGCGTCACGACCATCGCCGGCGGAGTCCTGCTGGCCAACAGCGCAAACGCGTTGAACACCACAGCCTTGGGGGGCAACGTGACCTTCACCGGTGGCACGCTCCGATATGGCAGCACCTTCGCAGGCGGCGCAAATGCCGACATCTCCAGCCGCATCAAGAACAGCACCAGCGCGATCTCGATTGACACGAATGGGTTCAACGCCACCTTTGCGTCTGCTTTGGATAGCAGCAACACCGGCGGCTTAACCAAGTCCGGCACCGGCACGCTCACCCTCTCGGTAGCCAACAGCTACACCGGCAACACGACGATCAGCAATAATGGCACGCTTGCCGCCGGGAATGACGCGGCCTTCGGGACCGGGACAGTGGTGTTCTTAGGCGGCTCGCCGAACGCGTCCACGGTGGCGAGCTCCGCCAACGTCACCCTGGCGAACAACTTCACCGCCTCAGGCGCCTTCGCCACCTTCAACGCGTCGGGTGGCACCATGACCATCAATGGAAACTTTACAGGTACTCAGCAAGTGAACCTGACTCCGACCAACAAGATCACCTTTGCCGGGACGAACAGTCTTGTGTCGGGATTCGGCGGCCAAGGCCTGAATATCGGCGCCGGAGCTGGCGGCGTGGACTTCACCGGATCGACGACGGTCAGCGGCGCATCGACGGCCGCAGGTGCTGGCTACCTTCTCATCTCCGGCACGGCTGTGTCGGTGAAAACCGGCGGCACGCTGACCATCAACGGCACCACCAACGCGAGCAAAGCCAGC
- a CDS encoding aldehyde dehydrogenase family protein: MKTALLLIDLQNDFLRADGLTPPAGAIVANAARLLCDWRASGRTVIHIWTTVWRDDDRRMPHWRKNETWSCVAGTDGHATPISLTPRDGEMVIHKTFFSGFSTGELESYLRENGIEKVILAGVHTHGCIRSTALAAYEKGFEVEIAADAIGGYDAIHSTISEDYLDGRAGLFLDSDEIESGPIDENIPGIQETFSLARTAFTQWQNVTLAQRQSVLLSLAEKLAQHAEELATILVEDIGKPITLARGEVQRSIDLLLTVCRGATDHFHTSLTTGWRRVPLGVVALISPFNNPLAIPIGKLAPALLHGNVVVWKPAIPGSRIATRTAELLAELIPGALQVVLGGKRAARECMSRADAVTLSGSPEAGRAAQLICARRCLPLQAELGGNNAAIVWHDSDLTPVAAAVADGAFAFAGQRCTANRRVIVDAAIYPEFLEHLKALLPAFAPLNPMEPGSRLGPLISVRSRERLEASLQRAVAAGCDIFSLPKTQPQDSAWMNPVIVCAPDPSLEIVQEESFGPILVVQKAATWEHALDLCNGVRQGLAAACFTSDTGRIDDFLRTVRCGILKLNRSTADADVDLPFGGWKTSGLGPAEHGPANVEFYTRMQAIYR; this comes from the coding sequence ATGAAAACGGCGCTGCTTTTGATCGATTTGCAGAATGATTTTCTGCGCGCCGACGGCCTGACTCCACCCGCCGGTGCCATCGTGGCGAACGCAGCTCGATTGCTATGCGACTGGCGCGCAAGCGGGCGGACGGTCATTCACATTTGGACCACGGTGTGGCGCGATGACGACCGCCGAATGCCGCACTGGCGCAAGAATGAAACTTGGTCGTGCGTCGCTGGAACAGACGGCCATGCGACTCCGATTTCGCTCACGCCGAGGGACGGCGAGATGGTCATTCACAAGACGTTTTTCAGCGGATTTTCCACAGGCGAGTTGGAGTCGTATCTCCGGGAAAACGGCATCGAAAAAGTCATCCTCGCCGGCGTGCACACGCATGGCTGCATCCGTTCGACCGCCCTCGCCGCCTACGAAAAAGGCTTCGAAGTCGAGATCGCCGCCGACGCAATCGGAGGCTACGACGCGATTCACAGCACGATCAGCGAAGACTACCTCGACGGGCGCGCCGGACTTTTCCTCGACTCGGACGAGATCGAGTCCGGCCCAATCGACGAAAACATCCCCGGGATTCAGGAAACATTTTCCCTCGCCAGAACCGCGTTTACCCAATGGCAAAACGTCACCCTCGCCCAGCGTCAATCCGTGCTCCTCTCGCTCGCAGAAAAACTGGCCCAACACGCTGAGGAACTCGCCACCATTTTGGTCGAAGACATCGGAAAACCCATCACGCTGGCGCGCGGCGAAGTGCAGCGTTCCATCGATTTGCTGCTCACCGTTTGCCGGGGTGCTACCGACCATTTTCACACCTCGCTCACGACCGGCTGGCGGCGCGTGCCGCTCGGCGTCGTCGCCCTCATCAGCCCCTTTAACAACCCGCTCGCCATCCCCATCGGCAAGCTCGCCCCGGCACTCCTCCATGGAAATGTGGTCGTCTGGAAACCTGCGATTCCCGGCTCCCGCATCGCCACGCGCACGGCGGAATTGTTGGCTGAACTGATTCCCGGGGCACTGCAAGTCGTCCTCGGCGGCAAACGCGCAGCCCGCGAATGCATGTCTCGGGCGGACGCGGTCACTCTCTCCGGTTCGCCGGAAGCCGGTCGCGCCGCGCAACTTATCTGCGCCCGGCGCTGCCTCCCGCTCCAGGCCGAACTCGGGGGAAACAACGCCGCCATCGTCTGGCACGATAGCGATCTAACTCCCGTCGCAGCCGCCGTGGCCGATGGCGCGTTTGCCTTCGCCGGGCAGCGTTGCACCGCGAACCGGCGCGTGATCGTGGATGCAGCGATTTATCCGGAATTTCTCGAACACCTGAAAGCGCTCCTGCCCGCCTTCGCGCCGCTGAATCCAATGGAACCCGGCTCACGCCTCGGGCCGCTTATTTCGGTCCGCTCGCGTGAGCGGCTGGAGGCTTCGCTGCAACGCGCCGTCGCTGCTGGTTGTGATATTTTTTCCCTCCCGAAAACGCAGCCGCAGGACAGCGCATGGATGAATCCAGTCATCGTCTGTGCGCCCGATCCGTCTCTGGAAATTGTGCAGGAAGAAAGTTTCGGCCCCATTCTCGTCGTGCAAAAAGCGGCCACTTGGGAGCACGCCCTCGATCTCTGCAACGGCGTCCGCCAGGGACTCGCGGCGGCCTGTTTTACGAGCGATACGGGACGCATCGACGACTTCCTGCGCACCGTCCGTTGCGGCATTTTGAAACTCAACCGCTCCACCGCCGACGCGGATGTCGATCTGCCTTTCGGCGGCTGGAAAACCTCCGGTCTCGGCCCGGCGGAACACGGTCCGGCCAACGTGGAATTTTACACACGGATGCAGGCGATTTATCGATGA
- a CDS encoding LamG-like jellyroll fold domain-containing protein, which yields MKKQLLALSTTLVLTAAALAGTKPEVTLDFNKESSVAFENGAALGPEGSGVSGKSGDRAYVAKGTIGSTDPQPGAIVQDMMFDDLDKMTLTFWYKADDALAQNASLLNFGGAYMIWDGKSGWTARLGGKTDKPFGSWVRIGEKGPVGPWSATGEWIFGAISWNSETKTATVYQGAKDGAATLQRAFANMPIEGNIGGGTVGMIGNTQQPKVNPPMPSDRPFSGSIDNVNVFRAELSESEIEAVRAAGVENKTP from the coding sequence ATGAAAAAACAACTCCTCGCACTCTCCACCACCCTGGTTTTGACCGCCGCCGCACTGGCTGGCACGAAACCGGAAGTCACCCTCGACTTCAACAAGGAATCCAGCGTGGCCTTCGAAAACGGCGCCGCGCTCGGACCGGAAGGTTCCGGCGTTTCCGGCAAATCCGGCGACCGCGCCTATGTCGCCAAGGGAACGATTGGATCCACCGATCCGCAGCCGGGAGCCATCGTGCAGGATATGATGTTCGATGATCTGGATAAAATGACTCTCACCTTCTGGTACAAGGCCGACGATGCCCTGGCGCAGAACGCGTCCCTGCTGAATTTTGGCGGTGCTTACATGATCTGGGACGGCAAATCCGGCTGGACGGCCCGCTTGGGCGGCAAGACCGACAAGCCCTTTGGCAGCTGGGTGCGCATCGGGGAAAAAGGCCCGGTCGGCCCGTGGTCGGCGACAGGCGAATGGATCTTCGGCGCGATCAGTTGGAACTCGGAGACGAAAACCGCCACGGTCTATCAGGGAGCCAAGGACGGCGCGGCCACGTTGCAGCGCGCCTTTGCGAACATGCCCATCGAAGGCAATATCGGCGGCGGGACCGTGGGCATGATCGGCAATACGCAGCAACCCAAGGTGAATCCCCCCATGCCGAGCGACCGCCCATTTAGCGGCAGCATCGACAACGTGAACGTCTTCCGCGCCGAGCTGAGTGAGAGCGAAATCGAGGCCGTGCGCGCCGCCGGAGTCGAGAACAAGACGCCTTGA